In the genome of Halosolutus amylolyticus, the window AGGTTCGAAGCCGGACTTCCTGTTCACGACGTTCGCCAGTGACGGACCGTTCCCGATCGGGTTCGCCGGGTTCCCGGAGTGGGGACTCGTGACGATCCCGCTAGGATTCACCGAGTTCCTGCTGACGGCTCCGTTGCTCGTCTTCCTCGTCGGGCTCGCCATGCTCGCGATCAGCGAACCCGTCGAGATCGTCGAGTCGCTCGACGTCGTCGTCAACGTCTTCTCGTACACCCGGATGGGAGCCGTGTTGCTCGCGAAGGCCGGCATGGCCTTCGTGGTCAACCTCCTGTTCTTCGGCGGGTACGAGGACCCAGACGGCGCGTTCCACTTCCTGGGCTCGGCCGGACACGAACCGGCCTACGTCGCCGAACACTACGGCGGCGAAGCCACCCTCATCTTCGACGGCCTCATGCACATGGGAGGCATCGCCGGACTGCTCGGCGGGCTCGTCATCCTCGTCCTCGGGCACGTCGTCGTGCTAGTGCTTGGCGTGACAAGCGCCGGCTTACAGGGTGTGCGCCTCGAGTACGTCGAATTCTTTAACAAGTTTTATGAGGGCGGTGGGGCGAACTACGAACCGTTCGGACACGATCGAAATCACAGTGCGGAGTAACTGATAACTGATACCAATGGCACTTGAACTTGGACCTGAACTGGCGGATGTTGTACTGCAAGCAGAAGGCGGCCCGACGCTCAACGACGCGGGCGCCGCGGCAATCGCTGTCGGCCTCGCCGCGCTCGCGGCGGGCTACGCCGAGCGCGGTATCGGCGCCGCAGCCGTCGGCGCGATCGCCGAAGACGACGACATGTTCGTTCCCGGCCTGATCATGACCGTCCTTCCGGAGACGCTCGTGATCCTGGCCCTGGTCGTCGTCTTCATCGTCGGATAACCACGCCCCCCTTCTCTCACCAATGAGTTTGGACACAGTCGTAGAAGACATTCGAGAAGAGGCCCACGCGCGTGCGGAGGACATCCGCAGTGAGGGCGAAACGCGCGCCGAAGAGATCGAATCGGCCGCCGAGGAGGACGCCGAGGAGATCGTCGCGACTGCAGAGCGGGAAGTCGAACGCGAGATCGAGCAGCTTCGCGAACAGCGTCTCTCCAGTGCCAAGCTGGAGGCGAAACAGAAACGCCTGGAGGCACGCCGTGACGTCCTCGGCGAGGTTCGCGAGCAGGTCGAAGACGAACTTGCCGCGCTCGAGGGAGAGACCCGCGAAGAACTCACTCGAGATCTGCTCGAGGCCGCGAGCGACGAGTTCGACGCCGACGACGACGTCAGCGTCTACGGCCGTCCCGACGACCAGGAGCTGATCGAGTCGATCCTCGCGGACTACGACGGCTACGAGTACGCCGGCGAGTACGACTGTCTCGGCGGGGTCGTCGTCGAGAGCGAGCAGTCCCGTGTTCGAGTCAACAACACGTTCGACTCGGTGCTCGAGGACGTCTGGGAGGACAACCTCCGGGAGATCAGCAACCGACTCTTCGAGCAATGACTACGAGAGGGTCAAATCCGGAGTCCGGAACGCTCGGTGCCTCGAACCCCGAGTACGTGATCGGGCGCGTTCGATCGCGCCGCGCGTCGCTGTTCGCGGACGAGGATTATCGGAAACTGGTCCGGATGGGGCCGAGCGAGATCGCACGGTTCATGGAAGAATCGGAGTACGAACGCGAGATCAACGAACTCGGCGCGCGCTTCTCGGGCGTCGACCTGATCGAGTACGCGCTGAACCGGAACCTCGCGAAGCACTTCCAGGACCTGCTGGACTGGTCCGAAGGTCGGCTGTACGACCTCATCTCCCGGTACCTCCGAAAGTTCGACGTCTGGAACATCAAGACGATCATCCGCGGGATCTACACCGACACCGATCCCGAGGAGATCCGGACCGACCTCATCCGCGCCGGCGAACTGGACGATCGGACCGTCGATCGCCTGCTCGAGGTCGACGAGATCGAGGACGCGATCGAGGTGCTCGATCGGACGGTCTACTACGAGCCCCTCACCGAGGCCTTCGAGGAGTTCGAGGAGACGGGTGCGCTCGTCCCGCTCGAGAACGCCCTCGACCGGGAGTTCTACGAGCACCTGCTCGAGGACGTCTCCCGCGGACCGGGCGCCGAGCCCCAGGAGGGACCGAAAGCGAAGTACGTCGAGTTCCTGCAGGCCGAGATCGACTTCCGGAACGCCCGGAACGCGTTGCGCCTCTCGCGAAGCGGTGCCGACCTCGATCCGGCGTCCTACTACATCGAGGGCGGCGTCCTGTTCGACCAGTCGGAACTGAGCCGCCTCGTCGGCGACTACGACGCGCTCGTCGATCACATCGCCGAGAACAAGCGGTACGGCGATCGGCTCTCGGGAGCCCTCGATCGGCTCCGCGGGGCTGACAGCCTTATTCAGTT includes:
- a CDS encoding V-type ATP synthase subunit E, which gives rise to MSLDTVVEDIREEAHARAEDIRSEGETRAEEIESAAEEDAEEIVATAEREVEREIEQLREQRLSSAKLEAKQKRLEARRDVLGEVREQVEDELAALEGETREELTRDLLEAASDEFDADDDVSVYGRPDDQELIESILADYDGYEYAGEYDCLGGVVVESEQSRVRVNNTFDSVLEDVWEDNLREISNRLFEQ
- a CDS encoding V-type ATP synthase subunit C, whose amino-acid sequence is MTTRGSNPESGTLGASNPEYVIGRVRSRRASLFADEDYRKLVRMGPSEIARFMEESEYEREINELGARFSGVDLIEYALNRNLAKHFQDLLDWSEGRLYDLISRYLRKFDVWNIKTIIRGIYTDTDPEEIRTDLIRAGELDDRTVDRLLEVDEIEDAIEVLDRTVYYEPLTEAFEEFEETGALVPLENALDREFYEHLLEDVSRGPGAEPQEGPKAKYVEFLQAEIDFRNARNALRLSRSGADLDPASYYIEGGVLFDQSELSRLVGDYDALVDHIAENKRYGDRLSGALDRLRGADSLIQFEHALDAALLEYSDTLSSIYPVSVSAVLAYILAKEREVENIRAIARGREVGLSENEIEDELVIL